The Oncorhynchus tshawytscha isolate Ot180627B linkage group LG08, Otsh_v2.0, whole genome shotgun sequence genome window below encodes:
- the LOC112256768 gene encoding hypoxia-inducible factor 1-alpha isoform X4 gives MRLAISYLHMRKLLSTEDKAVEKEQEESEMDSQLNGSYLKALEGFLMVLSKDGDMIYLSENVNKCLGLAQFDLTGLSVFEYTHPCDHEELREILVHRTGTSKNSKGPNTERSFFLRMKCTLTSRGRTVNVKSSTWKVLHCSGHVRVHEAPTEQSPIGHKEQPVSYLVLVCDPIPHPSNIEAPLDTKTFLSRHTLDMKFTYCDERITELMGYDPEDLINRSVYEYYHALDADYLTKIHHNLFVKGQVSTGQYRMLAKIGGFVWVETQATVIYNNKNSQPQCVVSVNFVLSGIEEEKMVLSLEQTEDMRSVKKELVEEEEDEGSEAEVSPVLLKEEKVDVIKLFTQAMEAQPLASLYDRLKEEPEALTLLAPAAGDTIISLDFSSPDSDILLKEVPLYNDVMLPSTSDKLALPHSMLPPNEQPLIPSASVDTKAGPDSFSTPGSHSSTEPDSPLNFCFPMDSDISAALKLDLVERLFAIDTEPKTPFTSQGMEDLDLEMLAPYIPMDDDFQLRTLSPEEPPTCGPAQPLESSPLHLTQDVHSYTDSPFSAPRSRTASPAPELAASPCPASLLTMRAPQMDREMSLRTLATQNSQRKRKLSLSHAVGIVNGALLQDPPGPGKQLKVSELGSSEAPSNRTILLLPTDLASCLLGISSEGSGSPFTLPQLTRYDCEVNAPVVGRQHLLQGEDLLCALDQVN, from the exons AAGATAAGGCAGtagagaaggagcaggaggagagtgaGATGGACTCCCAGCTGAATGGCTCCTATCTGAAGGCTCTGGAGGGCTTCCTCATGGTGCTGTCTAAAGACGGGGACATGATCTATCTCTCTGAAAATGTCAACAAGTGCTTGGGTCTGGCACAG TTTGACCTGACAGGACTTAGTGTGTTTGAGTACACACACCCCTGTGACCATGAGGAGCTAAGGGAGATCCTGGTACACAGAACAG GGACCTCTAAAAACTCCAAGGGACCAAACACAGAGCGCAGCTTCTTCCTGCGGATGAAATGTACCCTCACCAGCAGGGGGCGCACTGTCAATGTCAAATCATCCACTTGGAAGGTTCTCCACTGCTCAGGCCATGTGCGAGTCCATGAAGCCCCAACTGAGCAGAGCCCCATTGGGCACAAGGAGCAGCCCGTCTCATACCTGGTGCTAGTCTGTGACCCCATCCCCCACCCCTCCAACATCGAGGCGCCATTGGACACCAAGACCTTCCTCAGCCGCCACACACTGGACATGAAGTTCACCTATTGTGACGAGAG GATCACTGAGCTGATGGGCTATGATCCAGAGGACCTGATAAATCGCTCTGTGTATGAGTACTACCATGCCTTGGACGCAGACTACCTCACTAAGATTCATCACAACT TGTTTGTTAAGGGCCAGGTGAGCACAGGCCAGTACCGCATGCTGGCTAAGATAGGTGGCTTTGTGTGGGTGGAGACTCAGGCCACTGTTATCTACAACAACAAGAACTCCCAGCCCCAGTGTGTTGTCTCTGTCAACTTTGTGCTCAG TGGCATTGAGGAGGAGAAGATGGTGCTGTCTCTAGAGCAGACTGAGGACATGAGGTCTGTAAAGAAGGagctggtggaggaggaagaggacgagggctCAGAGGCAGAGGTGTCCCCTGTGCTCCTGAAGGAGGAGAAGGTGGATGTGATTAAGCTGTTCACCCAGGCAATGGAGGCCCAGCCGCTGGCGAGCCTGTATGACAGATTGAAGGAGGAACCAGAGGCCCTCACCCTTCTGGCCCCGGCCGCAGGAGACACCATCATCTCCCTGGACTTCAGCAGCCCCG ACTCTGACATCCTGCTGAAGGAGGTGCCTCTCTACAACGATGTGATGCTGCCCTCCACCAGTGACAAGCTGGCCCTGCCTCACTCTATGCTGCCccccaatgagcagcccctgatCCCCAGTGCCTCAGTGGACACCAAGGCAGGTCCAGACTCCTTCAGCACCCCAGGCAGCCACAGCTCAACTGAG CCTGACAGCCCGCTGAACTTCTGTTTTCCAATGGACTCTGACATCAGTGCTGCGCTGAAACTGGACCTGGTGGAAAGACTGTTTGCCATCGACACAGAACCCAAGACACCTTTCACCTCACAG GGCATGGAGGATCTGGACCTGGAGATGTTGGCTCCATACATCCCCATGGATGATGACTTCCAGCTGCGCACCCTGTCCCCAGAGGAGCCCCCAACGTGTGGCCCAGCCCAGCCCCTGGAGAGCTCTCCTCTGCACCTCACCCAGGATGTCCACAGCTACACTGATTCCCCCTTTAGTGCCCCAAGAAGCCGGACAGCTTCCCCAGCCCCGGAGCTGGCAGCTAGCCCTTGCCCTGCCTCCTTACTCACCATGAG GGCGCctcagatggacagagagatgtcCCTCAGGACACTGGCCACCCAGAACTCACAGCGCAAGAGAAAGTTGTCTCTGTCTCATGCTGTCGGAATAGTAAAT GGGGCATTGCTCCAGGACCCTCCTGGGCCAGGTAAACAGCTCAAGGTGTCTGAGCTGGGCAGCTCTGAGGCTCCCTCCAACAGGACCATACTGCTCCTACCTACAG ACCTGGCAAGCTGCCTGCTTGGCATCTCCTCGGAGGGCAGCGGCTCACCCTTCACCCTTCCACAGCTGACCCGGTATGACTGTGAGGTTAATGCCCCCGTGGTGGGTCGCCAGCACCTGCTGCAGGGCGAGGATCTGCTGTGTGCCCTGGACCAAGTCAACTGA